Part of the Desulfolutivibrio sulfoxidireducens genome is shown below.
CAGCCCGGACATGATGTTGAGAAGCGTGCTTTTTCCGCAACCGCTCGGCCCGACAATGGCCACGAATTCCTGGTCGCGGACATCCAGATCGACGGCTTGCAGGGAGCTGGTGGAGGCACCCGAGGGAGAGGTGTAGGAATGGCTTACGCCTTGGGCGGAAAGCTTAATCTCGCACGGCAGCATCTTTCCTTGCGGGAACTTTGGACGGATCGGGCGCGGTTCCTCTTTTTCAATAGCCAGACCACCCACGGCATGCGGCGTGTGTTTTTCGCTCACACAGGGTTCTTTATGCATCATGCCCGTTTGTCTTTGATTCAAGATGACACAATTATGATTATATATCTATTGACCGTTAACAGCCTTCGCAAACAAAAATCCATCCGTTACACCAACATGGATCACTCTTGCGGCGTTTTAGAGACGCCGGGTTGCATGCGCCTCGAAGTGCCGGGACATCGTGGGAGCAGTGCTATCGGGTGGGTATATAGTATCCATCTATTTGTCAAATAGACTGTTTCTATAACTTTCCGGACTATCCATGGCATCAGTCTATGCTTGCTTTTCCCCTTGCCGGGCGCACCACCCACAAAAAAGGCGGACCTTGCGGCCCGCCTTTTTCAGTGTCTTTCGCTCACGCGCTGCTTTCGAGCCTACAACTCCTTGGGCGGCTCGTTGACCTCTTCAAGGGGCGCGGTGGCCTTCTCGAAGGCCTCAAGCCGCGCGTATTCCTCGTCCACGCGGCTTTGGATGTATTCCACCGAATCCGGCGTCAAATGCCGGAACCGGCGCTGCAACTTGAAATAGTCCGTCACCGGCTTGGGCTTTTTCACCTTCTGGGTGATGATGTACCGGCCGCCGACAACCTCGTAGAGCGGAAACACCTTGGTCTGCACCGCCAGGCGGCACAACTCCACGCTCTTGGCCGGATCGCTGCGCCAGCCCGTGGGACAGGTGGCGAAGATGTGCAGATACGCCGGGCCTTCCACAGCCAAGGCCTTGCGCACCTTGTTCATCAGATCCAGGTGGTAGGCCGGGCTGGCCGTGGCCACGTAGGGAACCTCGTGGGCCGCGGCGATCATGGCCATGTTCTTCTTCCAGGTATGCTGGCCGATGCTCTTTTTCCCCGGGGGCGAGGTGGTGGTCATGGCCCCGTACGGGGTCGAGCTGGAGCGCTGGATGCCGGTATTCATGTAGGCCTCGTTGTCCAGGCACACGTAGACGAAGTCGTGCCCGCGCTCCAGAGCCCCGGACAGGGCCTGCATCCCGATGTCCGCCGTGCCGCCGTCGCCGGCGAAGGCGATGACCTTGGGCCGCGTTTTGAGCTTGCCCTTGCGCAAAAGCGCCCGGTTGGCCGACTCCACCCCGGAGGCCACGGCCGCCGCGTTCTCGAAGGCCACGTGCAGCCAGGGCACGGACCACGCCGACTGGGGGAAGGAGGAGGAGATGATCTCCATGCAGCCCGTGGCATTGCACACGATGGTCT
Proteins encoded:
- the porB gene encoding pyruvate synthase subunit PorB yields the protein MLRDVDLSGYEKITAKNIPWDKMITSGHRACQGCAEVLAMGMVMKAAGPETIVCNATGCMEIISSSFPQSAWSVPWLHVAFENAAAVASGVESANRALLRKGKLKTRPKVIAFAGDGGTADIGMQALSGALERGHDFVYVCLDNEAYMNTGIQRSSSTPYGAMTTTSPPGKKSIGQHTWKKNMAMIAAAHEVPYVATASPAYHLDLMNKVRKALAVEGPAYLHIFATCPTGWRSDPAKSVELCRLAVQTKVFPLYEVVGGRYIITQKVKKPKPVTDYFKLQRRFRHLTPDSVEYIQSRVDEEYARLEAFEKATAPLEEVNEPPKEL